GTTGAACACCAAAGATGACAACGATCAAAAATAAGAGAAGAAAATACATAGGATGTTAAAAACGTCTCCTTTATCTCTGTGAAACTATTTGGCGGTCCGAAGCTATGGCTTGCTGGATAACAGATTTTGGCGCATGGAAAAATCAGAAACCGTTCAAATACAGTTAATTATTGTAACACTCTTGCCGATACAATACATATGAAAAATCATTTTATCAAAGATTGCAAAAAATGTAATGCGCCACTTCGGATTCCGACAGATATTGGGGGAATGCTCATGCAGTGCCCCAATTGTGGGTACCAATTCCATACCGATTTTAAACTTGTTCCGAAAGATCGGAACGGTGGGGATGGAAAAGAACAGAATCGGGAAATGCCTGACACAAGGCCAGTGTCTACTTTCAATATTGTAGTGTAAGGCGTTCAGATCAAAAGGTCGGGCTGTTTGGGATTGTCATGAGGACATGAAAAAAAACAAAAAGGGCACGGGAAATATTTTTCCCGTGCCCTTTTTGTTGCAATCTGACTTGTGAACGCTATCTTAGATTACCAGTGGGGTTGATTCCCAATACCGTGTCCCATAACCTCAACGGTATCGGAAACCACCAAAAATGTGTTTGGGTCCGTATTTTTTACAAGGGCCTTTAAACGATTCAGCTCACCAAATGTGACAACGGTGTAAAGCAGGTTTGCCTCTTCGCCCGTATATCCGCCGCACCCGTTAATGATGGTTACGCCCCGGTTTAACTGGTTGAAAATTTGCTGCTGGATATCTTGCCACTGTTTTGAGACGATGAACACGGCTTTGCGTTTACTCATACCTGTAATAACCAGATCAATCACCCGGGAGGCGACAAATATATGAATCAATGTATAAAGAATTGATTCCATGGGGAACAAAACAGTGGACACCAAAAGAATTGCAGCATTTGCAAAAAGCGTGGTGGAACCTAACCGGATGGAGAATTGTTTGAGCAGGATAACCGATATAATATCAATTCCTCCGGCTGATCCCACGGATTTTAATATGAGCGCACAGCCTACACCTGAAACAATGCCGCAAAGCAGAGCTGCCAGCATGGGATCCTCAATGGGTTGGGTTGCGGGAATCCACTCCACGGCCAAGGAAAAAACAACCATCCCAAAAATGCTGTATAACATAAAGCGGCGGCCTACATAAAACCATCCCACCATGAGAATCGGGATATTCAACAGAAAATTAAGGCTGCCCACCGAGGTTTCGGGCCAAACATAGTGTATTATTAGGGCAACCCCTGCCAGCCCACCGCTCAGGAACTGATGGGGAACAAGGATCGTGTTGATTGTCCAGGCGCAAAGGATGGCCCCCAGGGTGATTAAGGATACGTTGTATAACATGCTGTTGATAGCGGCGGTTCCGTTTAAAATGTTGCCGGAAGCGGATACCGGATGAGCCATCACGGTAGGTTTCATTGTCATAGCAGCAGTTTTGTTCAATTTGGCTCTCCATGTAGTTCTGTGTATATCATTTTTTAAAATGGATTTTGGTATAGCGGAATAGGCCGCCGGCCAATCATTGGCAGCATTTTAGCAATGCCTGTGCCACATCTGAGCTGGTTCTTATCTGTTTTATTTTATTGCTAATCGGGTTTGTTTGCAGGTGCTGAGGTCGGCAAAATAAGAAAATAGGTTTCTTTTTTTTTCTTCTATAAGACTTTTTTATTCCGATTAAGATTCGTGCTGTTATCCGGCACTGGTGCCCGGATGCACTTTCACGATTCGGTCTGCCTTAACAAAGGGGAAATACCTCATGGCACCTTCAAGCGGGCCCATTGCAAATTTTTTCAGCCATAAGCTCATGAACAATAGATAGGCCGCAATGAAGAGTATTGCCCCTGCCGTGCACCAAAGGGCCGAGTAGTCATCCCCTACACCCGGAAGATTCCCCACCCCTTTGATAAAAAGGATATGCAGTACATATAAAGACAAGGTGTTTTTTCCAGCGATCAGAATAGATTGCGGCGGGCCTTGTTTTAGGCCAACAGCACATAAAAAGCTCAGCATAATAACGCAGAGTCCGGTGCCGGCCCCGGATACAATGGAAACCGGGCTTGGCAATGCCAGGTCTATAACAGTCAACTTGGACAGCAGGATAAAGAGGTATGCTGCGGTTTCATCCGAGGCGCCGTGGGCTATAATGGTTTTGACGGCCATGGTTGGAATAAAATAATCCGCACACTCTGCTAAGATTGCCGCTAAAAACCCTGCACCTAAAAGTGTGATTGTAACATGGCGGTTCTCTAAATCCTGACGTCCCAGCCACATGCCCAAAAGATAGAGCGCGGCCCATGGAAAAACCGGGTAAAACCCTGTGAAAAAAAGGTCTGCGAGCTGCCTGGACAGACTGCCGGCGGTAAGGCCTTCGAGATATCCGTATATATTATTGGAAAGCTTTAGAAAACTGACAAACCAGCAAACGGCAGCACCTGCCAAAAGTCCCCGACTGGAAAGCTCAACCATGACCAGTCCGGTTAAGATAAAAAAT
This window of the uncultured Desulfobacter sp. genome carries:
- a CDS encoding heparan-alpha-glucosaminide N-acetyltransferase domain-containing protein — encoded protein: MIDNTFKHRTTRLQGYDLARGVAIFAMVIIDFKEFFCTNEIFPEWLYALIGYMDRRAAATLVLIAGAGMTLMFRKTDPKKSRGIFFKRVIFLMLCGTLISKIWAADILHFYGFFILTGLVMVELSSRGLLAGAAVCWFVSFLKLSNNIYGYLEGLTAGSLSRQLADLFFTGFYPVFPWAALYLLGMWLGRQDLENRHVTITLLGAGFLAAILAECADYFIPTMAVKTIIAHGASDETAAYLFILLSKLTVIDLALPSPVSIVSGAGTGLCVIMLSFLCAVGLKQGPPQSILIAGKNTLSLYVLHILFIKGVGNLPGVGDDYSALWCTAGAILFIAAYLLFMSLWLKKFAMGPLEGAMRYFPFVKADRIVKVHPGTSAG
- a CDS encoding YitT family protein, with translation MNKTAAMTMKPTVMAHPVSASGNILNGTAAINSMLYNVSLITLGAILCAWTINTILVPHQFLSGGLAGVALIIHYVWPETSVGSLNFLLNIPILMVGWFYVGRRFMLYSIFGMVVFSLAVEWIPATQPIEDPMLAALLCGIVSGVGCALILKSVGSAGGIDIISVILLKQFSIRLGSTTLFANAAILLVSTVLFPMESILYTLIHIFVASRVIDLVITGMSKRKAVFIVSKQWQDIQQQIFNQLNRGVTIINGCGGYTGEEANLLYTVVTFGELNRLKALVKNTDPNTFLVVSDTVEVMGHGIGNQPHW